The sequence AAGCCACTGCCCGAGCTGGCCTTACACATTCCTTGCTCTGCCACCAAAATGGGCGCTGGGCATGCCTTAAAAACCTTGGCCAACGCCTGTACTAACAGCCTCACCACGCCAGATATAGCCTGCTGTGGTTTTGCCGGCAGCAAAGGCTTTAGCCTGCCAGAGCTTAATGCCAATGGTTTACGCAATCTTAACCAAGCTCTGCCAGAAAGCTGCCAGCACGGCGTCTCCATGAGTAAAACCTGCCAGATTGGCTTAACCACTCACTCCGGCCGACCCTATCAAAGCATCGAAGCGCTGCTTGACCAATGTAGCCAATAGGCCGTTTACAGCGCCCTTAAAAGCCTCATGTGCCGCAACATGAGGCTTTTCACTTTAAAGAAATAGCATAAAGTTTGCGGTTTCCTCTATAATGCCAGTATCCCAACAACCGCCGTCTATCAAGGTGCCTATGTTAGCCGATCAACGCAAAATGTTTGCCAGCAATCTGTTGGAGCAAAGCTTTAACAGCACCGCTGGCTGGATTGAATTTTTCTTGGCCATTGCCATCGGCCTGGTGGTGCGTCACTTCGTTCTCAATTGGTTGTCCAAGCGCGAAACGCCCAATGCCCGCCTCAATCTGGGCCGCCACATCATGCATCGCATCGTTTGGCCGCTATCGGTCTGCGTGGTTAGCTCCATCGTCGCCTATCTATGGCATTTAGCCGGCTTGCAACCCTTATGGCTGCTACTTGCAGCCGTGATTTCACCATGGCTGGCGGGTGTGCGCACCATCATGGCCGTCATCAGCCATGTGTTACCGAATAAGTTTTTAGAACGTTCTTTGGAGTATTTTCTAGCCGGCCTCTTGTGGGGCGGCTACGTAGTGTGGCTAATCGGCCTAGACAGCGTGGTCATTGATTGGCTGAACCGCACGTCTTTAACCATAGGTTCATCCTCCCTAAGCCTGATGATGCTGGCCACCGGCCTACTTTGGGTCTGCGTGGCCATCATTGCGGCATTGTCGCTGGGGCGCACCATAGACAAGCGTGTCATGGGCATGCGCAATGTCGATCTTAACTCTAAGTTCGTCATCAGCAAATTAGTGCGCAGCATTTTGATCATTTTAGCCGTCATCATCACCCTGCCCATGGTCGGCATTGATCTGACCATTATTTCGGTATTTGGGGGCGCGCTTGGCGTCGGCTTGGCTTTTGGCTTACAAAAAATTGCCAGCAACTATGTGTCTGGCTTCATCATTTTACTAGACCGCTCCATCCGCGTCGGCGACCGTCTCCTCATCGATAACCGAGTGGGCTATGTCTCACGCATCAACTCTCGCTACGTCGTCCTCAAAGGCACCGACGGCGCCGAGATTCTGGTGCCGAATGAACGCTTCATCGCCGACACCGTCATCAACCAATCCTTTACCGACACTGCCATTCTCGACTCCGTCCATGTGGCCGTCGCCTACGGCACCGACATTCCGCAAGCCTTAACCTTATTAAACGAGGCCGCCACCAAACACCAGCGCATTCAAAAAGATCCTGCTCCTTTTGCCTACATTAAAAACTTTGGTGACTCCGGCATCGATCTAGGCCTTAACTACTGGGTTGAAAATCCCTCTTTAGGCATGCTGGGGATTAAATCGGCCATCATGCTCGACATTTGGCACCAATTTAAAGAGCACGGCATTGAAATGCCGTTCCCACAGCAAGAGGTGCGTATTTTGAACGAGCCCAGCCATCCACAGCCATCACGTTCAGCCCAAGAGCACCGAGAGTCTGAAGCTAAAGTCGAAAAAGTGAAGCAAGACATGGACACCCACAATGAGTTTTCCGAAGTCAAGAAAACCATTCCCGAAGTCAGCGAGATCCAAACCCCGCGTTAAGATCGACCACAAAAAACCGCAGCGCCTCATGAATAGGCTCTGCGGTTTTTTTATGCCTGATGATGCGTAGGGCTTAAAGCATTTCTTGGATCAATTCAGCCAAAATCTTGATGCCCGCATCGATTTTGTCTTCGGTTACGGTCACAAAGGCCAAACGCAGGCAGTTGTGCTGCACGTCGGTGGCAAAGAATGGCTCACCAGGCACAAACGCCACTTTACGCTCGATGGCTTTAGCCAGCAGCACCGAAGTATTGATGTGTTCAGGCAAGGTCAGCCAAATAAACATACCGCCCTCTGGTTGGGTAAAGCGCACGCCGGTGGGCATGTATTGAGTCAACGCCGTCAACATGCTACGGCAGCGAGCCGAATAGAGCGCACGAATCGCTGGAATGTGACGCGCCAAAAAGCCATCTTTCACCACTTCATAAGCCACGCGCTGGGTCAGACTAGGGGTATTTAAATCGGTTGCCTGCTTCAGCTGGATTAATTTATTAATGAAGGTTTCAGAGGCCACGATGTAGCCGAGGCGAAAGCCCGGCGCCAAGACTTTAGAAAACGAGCCCAAATACACCGTGTTTTCAGGCGATAAGCTATACAAGCTGGGTAAGCGATTGCCTTCATAATCCAATTCACCGTAGGGGTCGTCTTCAACCACAATTAAACCCTGCGCCTGAGCTTGAGCAGCCAGCGCTTGGCGACGCGCTAAAGGCATGCGACGACCGGTTGGGTTCTGGAAGTTAGGGATGGTGTACAAGAAGCGCGCATCGGCCATCAATTCTGGCGACAAGGCCGCAGGATCTAAGCCCTCTTCGTCCGAAGCCACCGACACATAGCGCGGTGCGTATTGATTAAACGACTGCAATGCACCCAAATAGGTAGGCGTTTCGACCAAAACCGTACTGTCGTCATCGATCAACGCCTTGCCAATTAAGTCCAAAGCCTGCTGTGAACCGGTCACGATCAGCACTTGGCTTGCCGTCACCGCTACGCCATCGCTTGAAACATGTGCCGCCACCCACTCACGCAATGGCCCGTAACCCTCGGTTGGCCCATACTGTAAAGCGCCAAACACATCAGCACCGCTCATGACCTTCGCCACCGCCGCTTGAATTTCTGGCACTGGGAACGCATCGGCAGAAGGCAAGCCGCCAGCAAATGAAATAATATCGGGCTGTTCGGTCACTTTTAACACTTCTTGAATGGCCGTACTTTGAAAAGCCTGGGCGCGCGCTGAGAATTTCCACTGCATGAGGACACCTTACCTACTATTCGAATAAAACCAATCATTATACGCCTAAACCCAGTGCCTCATAAGGGCTGAAGCGATTATTTTAATTGGACAAAATGTTCATGTACATTCTGTTTCTACCCGTTTTTTTAACATCCGCACCACGCGACAAAATGGCCCAAACGTCTCCCTCTCGCCAACCTAAACACATAACGCTTCCAGCGGCTGGGCATTTGTGGGCTGAAATCATTTAGTGTTACCATTAAGGGTTGGCATCCGCCCGCTTTTTGCGGCGTCACGTTACCCCCACCCCTAACCACTCGCGACAAGCATCCCTATGATCAAAAAAAGTTTATTGGCCCTAACCCTCGGCGGTTTGGCCATTGGCATGACCGAATTCACCATGATGGGGCTATTGGAAGAATTTGCCCGTGATTTAAACATCAGCATCCCCAGCGCCGGCCAC comes from Neisseriaceae bacterium CLB008 and encodes:
- a CDS encoding mechanosensitive ion channel family protein: MLADQRKMFASNLLEQSFNSTAGWIEFFLAIAIGLVVRHFVLNWLSKRETPNARLNLGRHIMHRIVWPLSVCVVSSIVAYLWHLAGLQPLWLLLAAVISPWLAGVRTIMAVISHVLPNKFLERSLEYFLAGLLWGGYVVWLIGLDSVVIDWLNRTSLTIGSSSLSLMMLATGLLWVCVAIIAALSLGRTIDKRVMGMRNVDLNSKFVISKLVRSILIILAVIITLPMVGIDLTIISVFGGALGVGLAFGLQKIASNYVSGFIILLDRSIRVGDRLLIDNRVGYVSRINSRYVVLKGTDGAEILVPNERFIADTVINQSFTDTAILDSVHVAVAYGTDIPQALTLLNEAATKHQRIQKDPAPFAYIKNFGDSGIDLGLNYWVENPSLGMLGIKSAIMLDIWHQFKEHGIEMPFPQQEVRILNEPSHPQPSRSAQEHRESEAKVEKVKQDMDTHNEFSEVKKTIPEVSEIQTPR
- a CDS encoding PLP-dependent aminotransferase family protein; translation: MQWKFSARAQAFQSTAIQEVLKVTEQPDIISFAGGLPSADAFPVPEIQAAVAKVMSGADVFGALQYGPTEGYGPLREWVAAHVSSDGVAVTASQVLIVTGSQQALDLIGKALIDDDSTVLVETPTYLGALQSFNQYAPRYVSVASDEEGLDPAALSPELMADARFLYTIPNFQNPTGRRMPLARRQALAAQAQAQGLIVVEDDPYGELDYEGNRLPSLYSLSPENTVYLGSFSKVLAPGFRLGYIVASETFINKLIQLKQATDLNTPSLTQRVAYEVVKDGFLARHIPAIRALYSARCRSMLTALTQYMPTGVRFTQPEGGMFIWLTLPEHINTSVLLAKAIERKVAFVPGEPFFATDVQHNCLRLAFVTVTEDKIDAGIKILAELIQEML